From the genome of Globicephala melas chromosome 11, mGloMel1.2, whole genome shotgun sequence, one region includes:
- the ZNF391 gene encoding zinc finger protein 391 — MESLRRNTAQRPMNEEACKSEGQLSRQTKCLPQKKSSFEKTAIRKVSMILKEIFTRERGPESSEFSLSSKLNTRQKIPKGAMSPISRKNSKDNSGLIKHQKLFPQRKPCKCNECGKAFSYQSDLIVHSRIHGGEKPFVCNECGKTFSRSTHLIEHQRTHTGEKPYECSECGKAFSRSTHLSLHQRIHTGEKPYECSECGKAFSRSTNLSQHQRTHTQEKPYKCNECGKAFSDHSTIIQHQRIHTGENPYECSECGKAFSWISSLIEHQRTHTGENPYECSDCGKVFSRSSSLVEHERIHTGEKPHECRECGKGFSRSSSLIIHQRTHTGEKPYKCNNCGKAFSQSSSLIRHQQLHTKE, encoded by the coding sequence ATGGAAAGTCTCCGAAGGAATACTGCCCAACGTCCTATGAATGAAGAAGCCTGTAAAAGTGAGGGCCAGTTATCAAGGCAGACAAAATGTCTTCCACAGAAGaaatcttcttttgagaaaacaGCAATCAGAAAAGTGTCAATGATCCTCAAGGAAATTTTCACTAGGGAGAGAGGCCCTGAATCCAGTGAATTTAGTCTAAGCTCAAAGCTTAATACACGGCAGAAAATTCCAAAGGGAGCTATGTCCCCCATATCTAGGAAAAACTCCAAAGATAATTCAGGCTTAATTAAACACCAAAAACTTTTTCCGCAAAGGAAACCTTGTAAatgcaatgaatgtggtaaagcctTTAGTTACCAATCAGACCTTATTGTCCACAGTAGAATCCATGGTGGAGAAAAGCCTTTTGTatgcaatgaatgtggtaaaACTTTTAGCCGAAGTACACACCTTATTGAACATCAAAGAACTCACACcggagagaaaccttatgaatgcagtgaatgtggaaaagcttttagccGGAGTACACACCTTAGTCTACATCAGAGGATCCAtactggagaaaaaccatatgaatgtagtgaatgtggaaaagcctttagCCGAAGCACTAACCTTAGTCAGCATCAGCGAACTCATACTCAAGAaaaaccttacaaatgtaatgaatgtgggaaagccttcagtgaCCATTCAACCATAATTCAGCATCAACGAATACACACTGGAGAGAATCCCtatgaatgcagtgaatgtggaaaagctttcagttggATCTCATCTCTTATTGAACATCAGAGAACACACACTGGGGAGAACCCCTATGAGTGCAGTGACTGTGGGAAGGTATTCAGTCGGAGTTCATCCCTTGTTGAACATGAGAGAATACACACTGGAGAAAAGCCCCACGAGTGTAGAGAGTGTGGAAAGGGTTTCAGTCGGAGCTCCTCCCTTATTATTCACCAGAGAACTCATACCGGAGAGAAGCCTTACAAGTGTAATAACTGTGGAAAAGCCTTCAGTCAGAGTTCGTCTCTCATCAGACATCAGCAACTTCACACTAAAGAGTAA